Proteins found in one Tamandua tetradactyla isolate mTamTet1 chromosome 1, mTamTet1.pri, whole genome shotgun sequence genomic segment:
- the KMT2E gene encoding inactive histone-lysine N-methyltransferase 2E isoform X3: MSIVIPLGVDTTETSYLEMAAGSEPESVEASPVVVEKSNSYPHQLYTSSSHHSHSYIGLPYADHNYGARPPPTPPASPPPSVLISKNEVGIFTTPNFDETSSATTISTSEDGSYGTDVTRCICGFTHDDGYMICCDKCSVWQHIDCMGIDRQHIPDTYLCERCQPRNLDKERAVLLQRRKRENMSDGDTSATESGDEVPVELYTAFQHTPTSITLTASRVPKVNDKRRKKSGEKEQNITKCKKAFREGSRKSSRVKGSAPEIDPSSDGSNFGWETKIKAWMDRYEEANNNQYSEGVQREAQRIALRLGSGNDKKEMNKSDLSTNNLLFKPPIESHIQKNKKILKSAKDLPPDALIIEYRGKFMLREQFEANGYFFKRPYPFVLFYSKFHGLEMCVDARTFGNEARFIRRSCTPNAEVRHEIEDGTIHLYIYSIQNIPKGTEITIAFDFDYGNCKYKVDCACLKENPECPVLKRSSDSMENLNSGYETRRKKGRKDKDISKEKDTQNQNITLDCEGTASKVKSPETKQRKLSPLRLSVSNNQEPDFIDDIEEKTPISNEVEMESEEQIAERKRKMTREERKMEAILQAFARLEKREKRREQALERISTAKTEVKTECKDAQIVSDAEIIQEQAKEETANKPTPAKVNRTKQRKSFSRSRTHIGQQRRRHRTVSMCSDIQPSSPDIEVTSQQNDIENTVLAIEPETETALAEIITETEVPALNKCPTKYPKTKKHLVNEWLSEKNEKTGKPSDSLSERPLRITTDPEVLATQLNSLPGLSYSPHVYSTPKHYIRFTSPFLSEKRRRKEPTENMSGSCKKRWLKQALEEEHSAVLHRFNSPCQERSRSPTVNGANKSPLLLNDSCSLSDLTTPLKKRRLYQLLDSAYSETSTPTPSPYATPTHTDITPTDPSFATPPRIKSDDETYRNGYKPIYSPVTPVTPGTPGNTMHFENISSPESSPEIKRRTYSQEGYDRSSTMLTLGPFRNSNLPELGLQEIKTIGYTSPRNRTEVNRQCPGEKEPVSDLPMGLDAIEQTALHKTMETPTHDRTDSNSQMESPHSGRGTIYSSWVKSPDRTGVNFSVNSNLRDLTPSHQLEVGGGFRISESKCLMQDDTRGMFLETTVFCTSEDGLVSGFGRTVNDSLIDGSCTPQNPPQKKKVSLLEYRKRQREARKSGSKAENFPLVSASPHASGNLSNNNGDGCANNSENGEQVENTASLPLPTPAAVYNATSEETSNNCPIKEASVSEKNEPEVQWTASTSVEQVRERSYQRALLLSDHRKDKDSDPDPENPEPTTTNECSSPDTSQKTCRSPSKMSKPVSPGPVVPAQAHGKILSKPDPHWEATVIVSEAENVHLKTELQQKQLSNNTQALSKNHLPQPHVRSSSEQLSQKLPSAPMKLHCPPSPHIENPPKSSTPHTPVQHGYLSPKPPSQQLGSPYRPHHSQSPQVGTPQREPQRNFYPAAQNLQASTQQATSGALFTQTPSGQSSATYSQFSQQSLNSTAPPPPPPPPPPSSSYYQNQQSSANFQNYTQLKSSLSQQTVFTSGPNQALPGTTSQQTIPGHHVTPGHFLPSQNPTIHHQTSASVVPPPPPPPPAPGPHLLQQPNSHQQHSVAHVVGPVHAVTPGSHIHSQTAGHHLPPPPPPPGPAPHHHPPPHPSTGLQGLQAQHQHVINAAPPPPPPPPPSSVLASGHHTTSAQALHHPPHQGPQLFPSSAHPAVPPYPSQATHHTTLGPGPQHQPSGTVPHCPLPVAGPHLQPQGPNSIPTPTASGFCPHPGSVALPHGVQGPQQASPVPGQIPIHRAQVPPTFQNNYHGSGWH; encoded by the exons tgttTGGCAGCATATTGACTGCATGGGGATTGACAGGCAGCATATTCCTGATACATATCTATGTGAACGTTGTCAACCTAG gAATTTGGATAAAGAGAGGGCAGTGCTACTACAACGCCGGAAAAGGGAAAATATGTCAG aTGGTGATACCAGTGCAACTGAGAGTGGTGACGAAGTTCCTGTGGAATtatatactgcatttcagcataCTCCAACATCAATTACTTTAACTGCTTCCAGAGTTCCCAAGGTTAATGATAAAAGACGGAAAAAAAGTggggagaaagaacaaaacattacaaaatgtaaaaaa GCCTTTCGTGAAGGATCTAGGAAATCCTCAAGAGTTAAG GGTTCAGCTCCGGAGATTGATCCTTCGTCTGATGGTTCAAATTTTGGATGGGAGACAAAAATCAAAGCATGGATGGACCGATATGAGGAGGCAAATAATAACCAGTATAGCGAGGGTGTTCAGAGGGAGGCCCAAAGAATAGCTCTGAGATTAGGCAGtggaaatgacaaaaaagaaatgaataaatcagATTTGAGTACCAACAATTTGCTCTTCAAACCTCCCATAGAG agccatatacaaaagaataagaaaattctcAAGTCTGCAAAAGATTTGCCTCCTGATGCACTTATCATTGAATACAGAGGGAAGTTTATGCTAAGAGAACAGTTTGAAGCAAATGGCTATTTCTTTAAGag acCATAcccttttgttttattctattcTAAATTTCATGGGCTAGAAATGTGTGTTGATGCAAGAACTTTTGGGAATGAGGCTCGTTTTATCAGGCGTTCTTGTACACCTAATGCGGAG GTGAGGCATGAAATTGAAGATGGCACCAtacatctttatatttattctataCAGAATATTCCAAAGGGAACTGAAATTACTATTGCCTTTGATTTTGACTATGGGAATTG TAAGTATAAAGTGGATTGTGCATGCCTCAAAGAAAATCCAGAGTGCCCTGTTCTTAAACGTAGTTCTGATTCCATGGAAAACCTCAATAGCGGTTATgagaccagaaggaaaaaaggaagaaaagacaaggatatttcaaaagaaaaagatacacaaaATCAGAATATCACTTTGGATTGTGAAGGAACAGCCAGCAAAGTGAAGAGCCCAGAAACTAAACAGAGAAAGCTTTCTCCACTTAGACTATCAGTATCAAATAACCAG GAACCAGATTTTATTGATGATATAGAAGAAAAAACTCCTATTAGCAATGAAGTAGAAATGGAATCAGAGGAGCAGattgcagaaaggaaaagaaagatg acaagagaagaaaggaagatggAAGCAATTCTACAAGCTTTTGCCAGACttgaaaaaagggagaaaagaagagaacaaGCTTTGGAAAGAATCAGCACAGCCAAAACTGAAGTTAAAACTGAATGTAAAGATGCACAGATTGTCAGCGATGCTGAAATTATTCAG GAGcaagcaaaagaagaaactgctaacAAGCCAACTCCTGCGAAAGTGAACAGAACTAAGCAGAGAAAAAGTTTTTCTCGGAGTAGGACTCACATTGGACAGCAGCGTCGGAGACACAGAACTGTCAGCATGTGTTCAGATATCCAACCATCTTCTCCTGATATAGAAGTTACTTCACAACAAAATGACATTGAAAATACTGTACTTGCAATAGAACCTGAAACTGAAACTGCATTAgcagaaataattactgaaactGAAGTTCCAGCACTTAATAAATGTCCTACAAAGTACCCCAAAACAAAGAAG caCTTGGTCAATGAGTGGTTAAGTGAGAAGAATGAAAAGACCGGAAAACCTTCAGACAGCCTTTCAGAAAGGCCTCTGCGTATAACTACAGATCCTGAAGTATTGGCTACGCAGCTCAATTCTTTACCAGGTCTCAGTTACAGTCCTCATGTCTACTCTACGCCTAAGCATTATATTCGATTTACTTCACCATTCCTTTctgaaaaaaggagaagaaaagaacctACTGAAAATATGTCTGGTTCTTGCAAAAAG cGATGGTTGAAACAAGCTCTGGAAGAAGAACATTCAGCAGTTTTACACAGATTTAATTCACCCTGTCAAGAAAGATCCAGAAGTCCTACAGTCAATGGTGCAAATAAAAGTCCACTACTATTAAATGATAGCTGTTCCCTTTCAG ATTTAACTACACCACTAAAAAAACGAAGACTTTATCAGTTACTAGATTCTGCTTACTCAGAAACCTCCACACCTACTCCTTCACCGTATGCTACACCAACTCACACAGACATTACTCCTACAGACCCATCATTTGCCACTCCTCCACGGATAAAATCAGATGATGAAACTTATAGAAATGGTTATAAACCCATATATTCACCTGTTACCCCAGTAACTCCTGGCACACCAGGAAATACCATGCACTTTGAG aaTATTTCTTCCCCAGAAAGTTCTCCAGAAATTAAGAGACGCACTTATAGTCAAGAG GGATATGACAGATCTTCAACCATGCTAACATTGGGGCCTTTTAGAAATTCTAATTTACCTGAACTGGGTCTACAAGAAATAAAGACTATTGGTTATACCAGCCCAAGGAATAGAACTGAAGTCAATAGACAGTGCCCTGGAGAAAAGGAACCTGTGTCAGACCTGCCAATGGGACTCGATGCAATTGAGCAAACTGCCTTACATAAAACCATGGAAACACCTACACATGACAGGACTGATTCTAACAGCCAAATGGAATCTCCTCACTCTGGACGGGGCACAATATATTCTTCCTGGGTAAAAAGCCCTGACAGAACAGGAGTTAACTTCTCAGTAAACTCTAACTTGAGGGATTTGACACCCTCACATCAGTTGGAGGTTGGAGGAGGGTTCCGAATAAGTGAGTCAAAATGCCTCATGCAGGATGATACTAGAGGCATGTTTTTGGAAACAACTGTGTTTTGTACTTCAGAAGATGGGCTTGTATCTGGTTTTGGACGGACTGTTAATGACAGTTTGATCGACGGAAGTTGCACACCCCAGAATCCACCACAAAAGAAAAAG GTTTCTCTATTAGAATATCGTAAGAGACAACGTGAAGCTAGGAAAAGTGGCTCTAAGGCAGAAAACTTTCCACTGGTTAGTGCATCACCTCATGCAAGTGGAAACTTGAGCAACAACAATGGTGACGGGTGTGCCAACAATAGTGAAAATGGGGAGCAGGTAGAAAACACTGCTAGCCTACCTTTACCAACACCAGCTGCTGTTTATAATGCTACTTCTGAAGAAACCAGCAATAACTGTCCTATTAAGGAAGCTTCTGTCAGTGAGAAAAATGAACCAGAAGTTCAGTG gactgCCTCAACTTCAGTGGAGCAAGTGAGAGAAAGGAGTTATCAGAGAGCTTTACTTCTCAGTGATCACCGAAAAGATAAAGACAGCG ACCCTGATCCTGAAAATCCTGAGCCCACAACTACAAATGAATGTTCGTCCCCAGATACTTCTCAAAAGACTTGTAGAAGTCCTTCAAAGATGAGCAAG CCTGTTTCACCAGGACCTGTAGTTCCTGCTCAGGCACATGGGAAAATACTCTCAAAACCAGATCCCCATTGGGAGGCAACTGTTATTGTATCAGAAGCTGAGAATGTTCACCTCAAAACAGAGCTCCAACAGAAACAACTATCAAATAATACCCAAGCACTTTCAAAGAATCATCTTCCACAGCCACATGTTCGTAGTTCATCTGAGCAACTCTCACAAAAGCTGCCTTCTGCACCAATGAAGTTGCACTGTCCTCCATCACCTCATATAGAAAATCCTCCAAAGTCATCTACTCCACACACCCCTGTACAGCATGGTTATCTTTCACCAAAGCCTCCTTCACAGCAGTTAGGATCTCCCTACAGGCCTCATCATTCACAGTCACCTCAAGTTGGAACACCTCAGCGAGAGCCACAGAGAAATTTTTATCCAGCGGCACAGAACCTTCAAGCCAGTACTCAGCAGGCAACTTCTGGAGCATTATTTACCCAGACACCCTCAGGACAATCTTCAGCAACATACAGTCAGTTTAGCCAACAAAGTTTGAACAGCACGGcaccaccccctccaccccctccacCGCCGCCTTCTTCATCTTATTATCAAAACCAGCAGTCCTCTGCAAACTTTCAGAATTATACTCAGCTCAAAAGTAGTCTTTCCCAACAAACTGTGTTTACATCAGGACCAAATCAAGCACTTCCTGGCACCACAAGCCAGCAAACAATTCCAGGACACCATGTTACTCCTGGGCATTTTTTGCCCTCTCAGAACCCTACTATTCATCATCAAACTTCTGCTTCTGTAgtcccaccccctcctccaccaccacctgctCCAGGACCACACCTTCTACAACAGCCGAACTCCCATCAGCAACACTCTGTAGCACATGTAGTAGGGCCTGTTCATGCCGTCACCCCTGGGTCACATATTCACTCtcaaacagctggacaccatttaccaccacctcctccacctcctggTCCTGCCCCTCATCATCATCCACCACCTCATCCTTCCACAGGACTCCAAGGTCTACAAGCACAACACCAGCATGTTATAAATGCAGcaccccccccacctcctcctcctccaccttccaGTGTTTTGGCCTCTGGGCATCATACCACCTCAGCTCAAGCCTTACACCATCCACCTCATCAAGGACCTCAACTTTTTCCTTCAAGTGCTCATCCAGCTGTACCGCCGTATCCCTCACAAGCTACACATCATACCACTTTGGGACCGGGACCCCAACACCAGCCTTCTGGAACAGTGCCACATTGTCCATTACCTGTTGCAGGTCCGCATCTCCAGCCCCAAGGACCAAACAGTATTCCAACACCTACTGCTTCAGGGTTCTGTCCTCATCCTGGCTCTGTGGCTCTGCCACATGGGGTTCAAGGACCTCAGCAGGCATCTCCAGTGCCTGGACAGATTCCAATTCACAGAGCACAGGTGCCACCAACATTTCAGAACAATTACCATGGTTCAGGGTGGCATTAA